The following are encoded together in the Triticum dicoccoides isolate Atlit2015 ecotype Zavitan chromosome 6B, WEW_v2.0, whole genome shotgun sequence genome:
- the LOC119320526 gene encoding F-box protein At5g07610-like yields MAPDPAVLPGDVLAEILRRLAPHSLATSRLVCSAWRDTIDARLRAHLLPCSMRGIFINFTRLRFSEFFSRPSTGPAICGGLDFLPCMGVSVMDHCNGLLLCCGLRHEHDNALPRDYVVNPATRRWARLPQHPRPHMPGPEQSAHLAFEPGVSPHYEVVLIPRVLSAGVSNDDALLGSEWPSASYVIDVFSSVSRWWDKMTFVREGETAGIIDYIDSDWSYDRYHYHAVYWQSNLYIHCQHGYLMRMCLSDHTYRIIKLPCVSKYLPRGYPDHHLGKSQRGVYCAISHKWSPLLQLWHLNESCSRMEWVLNHDTTLNTFEHEDYAHLGRQWILQDVNYRKWFFEQNGNTHEMYKAPVEEKYDWNSDEDSIIHIEYDVEEGYEDNGLDFEDDAADDNSLEEGYYGNYYFLGFHPYKDIVFLISSARKPRGLAYDWNSSKFQDLGNVCSAYYDPICGLTCQETYAAFPYTPCWIAEFPGNETESLYEDRELSRTKMQLEEESNLTCMDLYDMRKFHGRVKRIRDSTAKIRRRRRK; encoded by the exons ATGGCGCCTGATCCGGCCGTGTTACCGGGTGACGTCCTCGCGGAGATCCTCCGGCGCCTCGCTCCGCACAGCCTAGCCACGTCCCGGCTGGTCTGCAGTGCGTGGCGCGACACCATCGACGCCCGCCTGCGCGCCCACCTGCTCCCGTGCTCCATGCGCGGAATCTTCATCAACTTCACCCGGCTTAGATTCTCGGAGTTCTTCTCACGTCCCTCGACAGGCCCGGCGATCTGCGGAGGGCTCGACTTCTTGCCCTGCATGGGCGTCAGTGTCATGGACCACTGCAACGGGCTCTTGCTTTGCTGCGGTCTGAGGCACGAGCACGACAATGCACTGCCGCGCGATTATGTCGTcaatccggccacacgtcggtgggCGCGTCTGCCCCAACACCCTCGGCCGCACATGCCGGGTCCCGAACAGAGCGCGCACCTCGCGTTCGAGCCAGGCGTGTCACCGCACTATGAGGTTGTTCTGATCCCGCGCGTGTTGTCCGCCGGCGTGTCGAACGATGACGCATTGCTTGGATCGGAGTGGCCTTCCGCGTCATACGTCATTGATGTGTTCTCGTCAGTTAGTCGGTGGTGGGACAAGATGACCTTTGTTCGGGAAGGGGAGACCGCAGGCATCATTGACTACATTGATTCGGATTGGTCGTATGATCGATATCATTATCATGCGGTCTACTGGCAAAGCAATCTCTATATCCATTGCCAGCATGGCTATCTCATGAG GATGTGTTTGTCAGATCACACATACAGAATAATTAAACTACCATGTGTTAGTAAATATTTACCGAGAGGATATCCCGACCACCATCTTGGTAAATCACAGAGAGGGGTGTATTGTGCAATATCACATAAGTGGAGTCCGCTTCTTCAGCTTTGGCATCTCAATGAATCGTGTAGTCGAATGGAATGGGTGCTAAATCATGATACCACTCTTAATACCTTTGAACATGAGGACTATGCCCACCTAGGTAGGCAATGGATCTTACAAGATGTTAACTACCGTAAGTGGTTCTTTGAGCAGAATGGTAATACACATGAAATGTACAAAGCGCCAGTGGAAGAGAAATATGACTGGAATTCTGACGAGGATAGCATTATTCACATTGAATATGATGTTGAAGAGGGATACGAGGATAACGGTCTTGACTTCGAAGATGATGCTGCCGACGACAACTCTCTTGAAGAGGGATATTATGGAAATTATTATTTCCTTGGGTTTCATCCTTATAAAGATATTGTCTTCTTAATTTCATCAGCGAGAAAACCAAGAGGACTGGCCTATGATTGGAACAGCTCAAAATTTCAGGACTTGGGCAATGTGTGTTCAGCATATTACGACCCCATCTGTGGACTAACATGCCAAGAGACATATGCAGCTTTCCCGTATACACCTTGCTGGATAGCCGAGTTTCCGGGAAACGAAACAGAATCGCTATATGAAGATCGGGAACTATCTAGGACAAAGATGCAATTGGAAGAGGAATCCAACCTTACATGCATGGACTTGTACGATATGCGCAAGTTCCATGGACGCGTCAAGAGGATcagggactctactgccaagattcGTCGCAGACGCCGCAAGTAG